The bacterium genomic sequence AGATCGTAAGCCGCGGCCGGATCCTGAAGCAGAAGGTGCAGGATGTCCATCGGCACCGTGCAGACGACGAGCACCAGAATGATCATCAGTACGCACATCAGCAGCAGGGCCCGGGACAGCCGTCGTGCCTGACCAATGAGATCTCGGATCATCGTCATCACCCCTCCATGGAGCCAAGCGGCAGGCCCTCGCTCTTGCCGACGATCTGACATTCACAGAATATTATCGGCTCCACATCCGAGATGATTACTGCTATCTGGCCGGGTCAAGACCCGGCAGGTGAAGAGTGTCGATAATATTCTGCCGGCGGCGCCGGCGTTGCTCCCCGGCCGCCGTGCGTGTATCCTCTCCGGCCGGAGGCACCAGTTGACCAGAGGGAACGAGAACGAGCACGGTACGGCGCTGGTCGAGGTGGCCCTGCCCGTGCCGCTGCCGCAGACTTTCACCTACCTGATGCCGGAGGCCTGGGAGGATCCCGTGCGTGCGGGGGATCTGGTCGCCGCGCCGTTCGGCCGCCGCAAGGCGGTGGCGGGCATGGTGGTCTCCGTGAGCAGGACGCCAGGCGAGGTCGTCGAGCGCGACGGCCACCGGCTCCGTCCGCTGTCGAGGTGTTTCGGGCCTGCCTATGCCATCACCGACGACCGCCGGCGGTTGCTGGACTGGATGTGCGGCTATTACGCCCTGCCGGCCGGCGAACTGGTACCCCTGTTCCATCCGCCGTCTCCAGGCACCAGGGCCCGCGCCACGGCGCGCAGGCCGGCCGCGTTTCCCCTGAGCGATCGCCGTGTGGTCGATTTGACGGCCGACCAGTCGCGGGCCGTCGCGTCAGCCGTGGACCACCTCGACCGGGGCGCTTACGGTGTGCTGCTGTTGCACGGCGTGACCGGCAGCGGCAAGACGGAGGTCTACCTGAGGGCCATCGCCGAGACGCTGGACCGCGGTCGTTCCGCCGTCTACCTGTTGCCCGAGATCGCGCTCACGCCCCAGACCGAAGCCCGGATCCGTGAACGCTTCGGTGACGCTGTGGCGACCCTTCACAGCGGTCTGTCCGCCGGTCAACGCTGCCGCGTCCACGAAGCGGCCGCCGCCGGCGAGGTGCGCGTGGTGGTGGGACCCCGATCCGCGCTGTTCGTGCCGCTGCGGGCTCTGGGGCTGGTCGTCATGGACGAGGAGCACGACTCCTCGTACAAGCAGGAGGAGAAGCCGCGGTACCACGCCCGTCATGCTGCTCTGGTCCGCGCCCGCGAAGCCGGGGCCTTCGTGATCCTCGGCTCGGCCACTCCCGATCTCGAGAGCGTGCGCAACGCACGCGATGGCCGCTACCAGCTGGTCGAATTGCATGACCGCCCGGTGGGGGAGGTGCCGGCGGTGGAGATCGTCGACATGCGCGAAGAGAGGTCGGGGGACGGATTCTCGGACAAGCTCCTGCAAAGTCTCGAACGCACGCTGGCGGGCGGACGGCAGGCCATCCTCTACTACAACCGGCGCGGCTTCGCCCGGGTGCTGCAATGTTCGGCCTGCGGCGGGGCCGTTCCCTGTCCCCACTGCGACATCGGCTTGACGGTGCATCTGCGTCCGCGCCGCCTGCTCTGCCACTACTGCGGCCACTCCCGACCGGCACCCGAGATCTGTCCCGAATGCGGGGCGGCGGAATTCCTGCCGGCCGGCGGCGGCACCGAGAAGCTTGAACTGGCCCTGACGGCTCATTTCCCTTGCGCGAGAATCCTGCGCCTGGATCAGGACACGACCCGCCGCCGCGGCAGCCACGCCCGCATCCTGACCGCCTTCGCGAGCGGCGAAGCGGACATACTCGTCGGCACGCAGATGGTGGCCAAGGGGCACCATTTTCCGGGCGTCGACCTGGTGGGCGTGCTCGCGGCCGACGATGGCGTCTCGCTGCCCGACTTCCGCGCGCACGAGCGTTCCTTCCAGCTCCTGACCCAGGTGGCCGGGCGCACCGGACGCGACGGGGCCGGGTCGGTCATCTTCCAGACCTGGCAGCCCGATCATCACGTGCTGCGCCACGCCGCCGCCCAGGACGCCCTGGCCTTCGCGACCGAGGAACTGGCGGTCCGCGCCGAGGTGGGCTATCCGCCCTACCGCCGCATGCTCCGCCTGGCGCTGGTCAGCCGCCGGCTCGGCGAGGTCTCGGCAGCCGCGGCGACGCTGGCCGACCTGATCAGGGCCGGCCTGCGCAACCCCGCGGTGGAGGTGCTGGGTCCCGCGCCCGCCGTCTTCCCGCGCCTGCACGACCGCTACCGCTACCAGCTGCTGCTCAAAGGCGGCTTGTCCACCGCGGAGAAGGCCTGGCTGGCCGACTGTGCCCGCCGTATGGGCGCGCGGACCCGGGGACTGGACGTCATGCTGGACGTGGATCCGGTGGGCATGTGGTAGCCGAATTATGAAAATAGCATGTCATATGATGAATGATTTGTGATGGGCCGGTTTGCCAAACCCCCTTGGGATCGAGTATAATTATACATCGTGGCCCGGAGAAGGCTCGCTCCCGCTCTGCCGCCGCACGTGACGCACCCCGCCAAACACGAGCAGACCCAGCGAAAGGATCGGGATGCATACGTTTTCGCGTACGACTGCACCCTCGCGGATCATCCGTTGCGCCGTCCCGCTACTGGCCGGCCTCATTCTCGTCACCGCGACGCCCGCCCTGGCGGACTGGGTGGCCGACGACACCTTCATCAACAGCCGCACGCCCGAGGAGAGGGCCAACCTCTTCGGTTTCAAGCAGTCGCCCGATTTCGAGCGCGAGTACGCGGAAAGGCTCCGCACCTTAGACGAAAAGCAGGAACTGCCCGAGTTCTTCAGCTGGGCGACACAGGGCGGCTTGACGATCGCCAAGGACCAGGGGGGGTGCGGATCCTGCTGGGCCTTCGCCGGGATCGGCCAGATCGAAGCCCACATGAAGATCTTCTACGGCCAGGAGCTGGATCTCTCCGAGCAGCAGACGATCGACTGCAATCCCTACGGCGCCGATTGCGACGGCGGCTGGGCCTCTGCGGTCTACAACGTGGCCATGACCTACGGTCTGACGCGCGAGGCCGCGCTTCCCTACAACGCCTCCTCCACGGCACCCTGCACGCAGAGCGCCTACCTGCCTTTCGCCTTCGTCGACAGCTGGTACTACGTGTCCACCACCGTCACCCAGATCAAGACGGCCCTGCTGGACGGGCCCGTCTGTTCCTCGATGGATGCGGACGAACCGTTTCCCAGCTACACGGAGGGTTGCTACAACGAGCCCGGCGGACCCTGGACCAATCACCTCGTCCTGATCGTCGGCTGGGACGATCGCGGCTGTGGCGGTACCGGAGCCTGGATCTGCAAGAACTCGTGGGGCACGGACTTCGGCGACGGCGGGCTCTTCAGCATCGGGTTCGGCGCGTCCCTCATCGGCACCAACGTCACCCAGATCCAGCTCGTGGTCCCGCCGGTCGACGTGGTCCTGCTGGGTCCCGACCCGGAAGTCGATTATTTCGCCGAAGAGTCGCTGGAAATCGAATGGCTCACGACGGATGCTCCCTGCGACTACGTCGACATCTGGGTCGGCGAACACGGCGTCTTCGACACCAGGATCGCCGAGAGCACTCCCAACGACGGCTCCTTCATGTGGACGATCCCCAACGTCACCACGGACCAGCTGCGCATCTGCGTCGTGGCCGATGGGGACACACGCAACGGTTTCGACATCTCCGATTACTACACGGTGATCGGCCACAAGACGGTCTACGTATCCGCCCTGGGCAGCAACACCCCGCCATACATCTCGCCGGCCACCGCCGCCCATACGATCACCGACGCAGTCACGGCCTGCACCGGGCGCGACACCATACTGGTGGCCACGGGCGACTACACCGGGACGGTCGGCATCAGCGGTTCCGTCTGGGTGATCGGCGGCTGGGACGATTCCTTCGTCTCACGCGATTCCCAGGCCAATCCCACCCGCATCCAGTCTCCCGCGAGCGGTATGGTCTTCAGCTACTCTCCCGCGGGCTATTCCGGCGTGGTCGGCCTCGAGTTCCACGACTGCATCGGTCTGATGGGCAGCATGCCTGCCCTGGGGCGCCACGGCGGCGGCATCTACTGCAGCAACTCCTCGCCCTTGATCAAGGATTGCGTCTTCATCGACGACAGCGCGGATCCGTTCGGTGGATATGGCGTCGGCGGCGCGATCGTCGTCTACGGAGGCAGCCCGCGCATCGAGGGCTGTACCTTCACGGGCAGCCTGGCAGATCAAGGCGGCGCCGTGGCGATGTTCGCTCCCGTTGCGGCAGAGATCAGCGACAGCGAATTCCTGGCCAACGACTGCACCGAGAGCGCCAGCGGCCAGGAGGGCGCCGCGCTCTACGTGCTGGGCGGCTCCGCCACCCTTTCCGGAAATCATTTCGAGGGCAACGACACCACCTTCCACGGCGGAGCGGTCTACGCGGAGAACGCGGACCTTACGCTCTCGGACAACGATTTCGTCGGGAACCAGGCCGAGGCCAGGGGCGGGGCGGTTGCGATCCAGGGCGGTTCCCTGCTCGTCCAGGGCGGCTCCTTCGTCGGCAACGCGTCCGTGACGACCATGGGCGGCGGCGTGCACGCCTTCGGGGCCGACGTAGTGATGCGGAATGTCCTGGTCAGCGGGAACGTAGGGCCGTCCCTCGGCGCCGGCGTGTTCCTGGACTCGACCGGCGCGGTCGAGCTGGAGAACTGCGCTTTCGTGGACAACGTGTCTTCCGCCGCGAACATGGGCGCCGTGGGCATCCTCATCGGCGATTCCTTCCTCTTCCGCAACAACGTCGTGGCGGACAACCAGGGCGGCGGCATCGGCGGCGTCGTCACCACCCTGAACCTGGACTACAACCTGATCTGGAACAACGGCGTGGACTACTTGTTGTTCACGCCCGGTATCCATGATATCAGCGTCGAACCGCTCTATGTCGATGCCGGGGGCGGCGACTACGGATTGGCCCTGCATTCGCCGGGCCTGGACCGGGGCGATCCCGACGCGGCTTGCAACGACGTGGACGCCTCGCGCAACGACATGGGAGTCTGCGGCGGCCCGGCCGCCGTCACCTCCGCACCCGCGGCGATCCAGGGCGCCCAGTTGACAGATCTTGGCGACGGCCGGCTGGAAGTGGGCTGGGATCTGAACACCGAACCCGACATCCATCGTTATGTCGTCTACAACTCGACGGACGACCCGTTCGTGCCGTCGCCCGGACTCGTGGTCGCGGACGTGCTGCATCCGGTCCAGAGCTGGATCGACGACACCCCGTCGGGAGGCTACTACCTGGTCGTGGCCGTGGATGCGACCGGTCACGTGGGCGGCTACTCGGAGCAGGTCGGCGGCGCCACGCCGGTCGCCGGCGATCCGGTGCCCAGGGCCCTGGCCGTGACCCGCGTCACGCCCAACCCGTTCAACCCGC encodes the following:
- the priA gene encoding primosomal protein N', whose protein sequence is MTRGNENEHGTALVEVALPVPLPQTFTYLMPEAWEDPVRAGDLVAAPFGRRKAVAGMVVSVSRTPGEVVERDGHRLRPLSRCFGPAYAITDDRRRLLDWMCGYYALPAGELVPLFHPPSPGTRARATARRPAAFPLSDRRVVDLTADQSRAVASAVDHLDRGAYGVLLLHGVTGSGKTEVYLRAIAETLDRGRSAVYLLPEIALTPQTEARIRERFGDAVATLHSGLSAGQRCRVHEAAAAGEVRVVVGPRSALFVPLRALGLVVMDEEHDSSYKQEEKPRYHARHAALVRAREAGAFVILGSATPDLESVRNARDGRYQLVELHDRPVGEVPAVEIVDMREERSGDGFSDKLLQSLERTLAGGRQAILYYNRRGFARVLQCSACGGAVPCPHCDIGLTVHLRPRRLLCHYCGHSRPAPEICPECGAAEFLPAGGGTEKLELALTAHFPCARILRLDQDTTRRRGSHARILTAFASGEADILVGTQMVAKGHHFPGVDLVGVLAADDGVSLPDFRAHERSFQLLTQVAGRTGRDGAGSVIFQTWQPDHHVLRHAAAQDALAFATEELAVRAEVGYPPYRRMLRLALVSRRLGEVSAAAATLADLIRAGLRNPAVEVLGPAPAVFPRLHDRYRYQLLLKGGLSTAEKAWLADCARRMGARTRGLDVMLDVDPVGMW
- a CDS encoding right-handed parallel beta-helix repeat-containing protein — its product is MHTFSRTTAPSRIIRCAVPLLAGLILVTATPALADWVADDTFINSRTPEERANLFGFKQSPDFEREYAERLRTLDEKQELPEFFSWATQGGLTIAKDQGGCGSCWAFAGIGQIEAHMKIFYGQELDLSEQQTIDCNPYGADCDGGWASAVYNVAMTYGLTREAALPYNASSTAPCTQSAYLPFAFVDSWYYVSTTVTQIKTALLDGPVCSSMDADEPFPSYTEGCYNEPGGPWTNHLVLIVGWDDRGCGGTGAWICKNSWGTDFGDGGLFSIGFGASLIGTNVTQIQLVVPPVDVVLLGPDPEVDYFAEESLEIEWLTTDAPCDYVDIWVGEHGVFDTRIAESTPNDGSFMWTIPNVTTDQLRICVVADGDTRNGFDISDYYTVIGHKTVYVSALGSNTPPYISPATAAHTITDAVTACTGRDTILVATGDYTGTVGISGSVWVIGGWDDSFVSRDSQANPTRIQSPASGMVFSYSPAGYSGVVGLEFHDCIGLMGSMPALGRHGGGIYCSNSSPLIKDCVFIDDSADPFGGYGVGGAIVVYGGSPRIEGCTFTGSLADQGGAVAMFAPVAAEISDSEFLANDCTESASGQEGAALYVLGGSATLSGNHFEGNDTTFHGGAVYAENADLTLSDNDFVGNQAEARGGAVAIQGGSLLVQGGSFVGNASVTTMGGGVHAFGADVVMRNVLVSGNVGPSLGAGVFLDSTGAVELENCAFVDNVSSAANMGAVGILIGDSFLFRNNVVADNQGGGIGGVVTTLNLDYNLIWNNGVDYLLFTPGIHDISVEPLYVDAGGGDYGLALHSPGLDRGDPDAACNDVDASRNDMGVCGGPAAVTSAPAAIQGAQLTDLGDGRLEVGWDLNTEPDIHRYVVYNSTDDPFVPSPGLVVADVLHPVQSWIDDTPSGGYYLVVAVDATGHVGGYSEQVGGATPVAGDPVPRALAVTRVTPNPFNPRTTVAFDVPRSGPIDVFIHDMRGRVVRRLVDGELDAGRHEVVWNGRDDAGAPVASGVYLVRVGDGSRTASAKLMLAK